From a region of the Helianthus annuus cultivar XRQ/B chromosome 5, HanXRQr2.0-SUNRISE, whole genome shotgun sequence genome:
- the LOC110942793 gene encoding uncharacterized protein LOC110942793 has protein sequence MADRVNVNDDDEARRNEIRTMVVEEVKKAIEASIPRLAQEVEGQVLEIVNTSVTSKVEELKEMISELQVKKSKRRCSYKEFMACNPLPYQGDVDPIACQRWISSTEAVFTRSRCEVEDQVMFATGLLQSRAKDWWDAYSKELGDDKVQSLTWQEFKESFLKYYSPQSAIDKIQEDFLRLRQKDETIDEITNKFLERVKFCEEIAGTERQRIVRYHAMLKAEYREFVNPSKCATLNELIDWARDREIEIKRQVERGEKRVAEKPTNASPSKKARYQDQSKKGKASSEIPTCKTCGKHHSGECLSGKKGCYKCGREGHPFYRCPENPKACYNCNETGHIKAECPKLQQGTKRDGKKDEPPKARGRMFQLTSDEAKASPDVVSGTKKEEGASHSKAQSSQDRGKSLA, from the exons ATGGCTGATAGGGTGAACGTGAATGATGACGATGAAGCACGCCGAAATGAAATAAGAACTATGGTTGTGGAAGAGGTAAAGAAAGCAATTGAGGCTAGTATACCCCGATTAGCTCAGGAAGTCGAGGGGCAAGTATTGGAGATAGTTAATACCTCGGTAACATCTAAGGTggaagaattgaaagaaatgattaGTGAATTGCAAGTGAAGAAAAGCAAACGGAGATGTTCGTACAAAGAGTTCATGGCATGTAATCCCTTACCATACCAAGGGGATGTTGATCCGATAGCTTGCCAAAGGTGGATTTCAAGCACCGAAGCCGTGTTTACACGGAGTAGATGTGAAGTGGAAGATCAAGTAATGTTTGCCACGGGCCTCCTACAATCTCgagcaaaagattggtgggatgcaTACTCGAAGGAATTGGGGGATGATAAAGTACAGTCGTTAACATGGCAAGAATTCAAGGAGTCATTCCTGAAATATTATAGTCCACAATCCGCAATTGATAAGATTCAGGAAGACTTCTTGCGTCTCAGACAGAAGGATGAAACGATTGACGAGATAACAAACAAATTCCTTGAAAGGGTGAAGTTCTGTGAAGAGATAGCGGGGACGGAGAGGCAAAGGATTGTACGTTACCATGCTATGCTAAAGGCTGAATATCGAGAATTTGTAAATCCCTCTAAGTGTGCAACGCTGAACGAACTAATTGATTGGGCAAGAGACAGAGAAATTGAGATAAAAAGGCAGGTTGAACGGGGAGAGAAAAGGGTAGCGGAGAAGCCTACCAACGCAAGCCCATCGAAAAAGGCAAGATATCAAGATCAAAGCAAGAAAGGGAAAGCAAGTAGTGAAATTCCGACTTGCAAGACGTGTGGGAAGCATCATTCGGGTGAATGTTTGTCAGGAAAGAAGGGGTGCTACAAATGTGGACGTGAGGGACATCCGTTTTATAGGTGCCCCGAAAACCCTAAGGCGTGTTATAATTGTAATGAAACGGGGCACATTAAAGCGGAATGCCCGAAACTCCAACAAGGGACAAAGAGAGATGGAAAGAAGGATGAGCCTCCCAAGGCTCGCGGAAGGATGTTTCAGTTAACCTCGGATGAAGCTAAAGCTAGCCCGGAcgtggtttcag GCACAAAGAAGGAAGAAGGCGCGAGTCACTCAAAGGCACAATCATCAcaagatcgcg GTAAATCTCTTGCTTGA